In Schistocerca serialis cubense isolate TAMUIC-IGC-003099 chromosome 3, iqSchSeri2.2, whole genome shotgun sequence, the following proteins share a genomic window:
- the LOC126470376 gene encoding probable inactive serine/threonine-protein kinase scy2, producing the protein MKTLLFILATCLVAICDSQRRPPSYSLDDMPETSFDCRDKILGGYYADPETDCQMFHVCVKVPGVGVQNYRFLCPNDTAFDQESQICASWYDVDCEAALLYADNFDLYRIGYVPSSPAIVASKATALPLGPSTAAPARPRQPFNSRQPQLDDEYYLQAGDTGDRRLQPKDVLRGSSSGNFFNQKKGREEEEEAVISKKKVAVRKFRKRPSQQPEDNGQAASTAAPTTYYSTAGATSSRSTSGNTYLPRYNTIQRTSQTPVPVEAVSQTRRTTFQQRPSTAAPATASSAASNYPEQSRDNYNTVADNYNYQSRQQQNNYNYASSTAAPRTNNYNYQAETRPNYNAASQTSSTPLDKYSYQTVQRNGNSFPTTTIAPSRSNTYYNNENVKGNSDFAGTTAAPLSETTFYQQRNRNVQRYDTFAPVTTYAPNAYSTRNSSPNTEYDSSGNTVPQRFNTGRDSTRVSVGSTSAVTSAPLEAETYQRNNNFNQRGSANSFSTTTAKPAYTYYDEYETRSTGSSEEYNNYNPNNYDYQRTNYNAAVPGTFTGNDRTNGESLRAAPSNNYGPSSFNSFPNGNNGKPVAGSSTGNDQRQYNYNSGNGNSEQYNNRESTYFTTKQENYNAVNASVQQTARSNYYSSDVTSRPSTNQQVPAFSVRQLPRTTDDESSSYDTSNNYRTTSRPRSSYNTNEVASTSVTSNTRSSFYTQTTVANTVTTQRPQYTQAAVQKQYSDAARNQSPTFKGGKAPTAVNNTASAANKTVPKTGDIAYDYAYYDETAPSEYEGLDPISDRHFGKNAESLKVARRAAK; encoded by the exons CAACGTGCCTGGTGGCAATATGCGATTCGCAGCGGCGACCACCCAGCTACAGTTTGGACGACATGCCCGAGACTAGCTTTGATTGCCGAGACAAGATCTTGGGCGGATACTACGCTGACCCGGAGACCGACTGCCAGATGTTCCATGTCTGTGTCAAAGTGCCTGGAGTCGGG GTACAGAATTACAGGTTCTTGTGCCCGAATGACACTGCCTTTGATCAGGAAAGCCAAATATGTGCCAGCTGGTATGATGTTGATTGTGAAGCCGCGCTCCTGTATGCAGACAATTTCGACTTATACAGGATTG GTTACGTGCCCAGTAGTCCGGCGATTGTGGCCAGCAAGGCGACAGCGCTGCCCCTGGGCCCGTCCACGGCGGCACCCGCTCGCCCGCGACAGCCCTTCAACTCACGCCAGCCGCAGCTAGACGACGAGTACTACCTCCAGGCCGGGGACACCGGCGACAGGCGCCTTCAGCCTAAGGATGTGCTCAG AGGTAGCAGCAGCGGAAACTTCTTTAATCAGAAGAAAGGccgtgaggaagaggaggaggctgTGATTAGCAAGAAGAAAGTAGCCGTGCGCAAGTTCCGTAAGCGGCCGTCGCAGCAACCCGAAGACAACGGACAGGCGGCTTCTACGGCGGCACCGACGACGTACTACAGCACGGCAGGCGCCACCAGCTCGCGCAGCACCAGCGGCAACACTTACCTACCACGTTACAATACCATCCAGCGCACGTCACAGACCCCAGTGCCCGTCGAAGCTGTTTCGCAAACGAGGCGCACAACCTTCCAGCAGCGCCCTAGCACCGCCGCTCCTGCAACAGCCTCCAGCGCAGCTAGCAACTATCCGGAGCAGTCCAGAGACAACTACAACACAGTCGCCGACAACTACAACTATCAGTCACGCCAACAACAGAATAACTACAACTACGCCTCATCCACGGCGGCACCGCGAACTAACAATTACAACTACCAAGCTGAAACGAGACCTAACTACAACGCCGCCTCGCAGACGTCCTCCACGCCGCTTGACAAAtacagctaccaaactgtgcagaGGAACGGCAATAGCTTTCCGACTACTACTATAGCCCCGTCTCGAAGTAACACATACTACAACAACGAGAACGTGAAAGGCAACTCAGACTTTGCTGGTACTACTGCAGCTCCTCTTTCTGAAACTACTTTCTACCAACAGAGAAACAGAAATGTTCAGCGCTACGATACATTCGCTCCCGTGACCACATACGCTCCCAACGCATATTCGACAAGGAACTCTTCTCCAAATACTGAATATGATTCAAGTGGAAACACTGTACCCCAGAGGTTCAATACGGGCCGCGACTCAACTAGGGTGAGTGTCGGTAGTACGTCTGCGGTGACTTCTGCACCGCTTGAAGCTGAAACATACCAGAGAAACAATAACTTCAACCAACGTGGCAGTGCCAACTCATTTTCGACAACAACGGCAAAGCCTGCATACACGTACTACGATGAATACGAAACTAGAAGTACAGGCAGCAGCGAAGAATACAACAATTACAACCCCAACAATTATGACTATCAGAGGACGAACTACAACGCTGCAGTACCAGGAACATTTACTGGAAATGACAGAACAAATGGCGAATCTCTGAGGGCAGCACCCAGTAACAACTACGGCCCTAGCAGTTTCAATTCTTTCCCTAACGGCAACAATGGAAAACCAGTTGCTGGTTCCAGTACAGGCAATGATCAAAGACAATACAACTACAATAGCGGGAACGGAAACTCTGAGCAGTATAATAACAGAGAATCGACCTATTTCACTACAAAACAGGAAAATTACAACGCTGTAAATGCGTCAGTACAACAGACAgccaggagtaactattactctagTGACGTGACAAGTAGACCTAGCACAAACCAGCAGGTGCCAGCCTTTTCAGTGAGACAGCTACCTCGCACAACTGACGATGAATCGAGTAGTTATGACACTAGCAACAATTATAGAACCACTTCGCGTCCAAGGTCTTCCTATAACACAAATGAAGTAGCTTCCACTTCTGTTACTAGTAACACCAGAAGTAGTTTTTACACTCAAACGACTGTGGCGAATACTGTGACGACACAACGGCCGCAGTACACCCAGGCAGCAGTACAGAAACAGTACTCCGACGCTGCGAGAAACCAGAGCCCCACGTTCAAGGGCGGCAAGGCGCCTACTGCTGTAAATAACACAGCCTCTGCAGCCAATAAAACTGTGCCAAAAACCGGAGACATTGCGTATGATTATGCTTACTATGATGAAACAGCGCCTTCCGAATATGAGGGCTTGGACCCAATAAGCGATCGACATTTCGGAAAAAATGCAGAATCTCTTAAAGTTGCGAGAAGGGCAGCCAAGTGA